A DNA window from Pseudarthrobacter sp. W1I19 contains the following coding sequences:
- a CDS encoding thiamine pyrophosphate-dependent enzyme, producing MTTQPAATLTASPTRPAAVEPSRQHNAQEEKAPPATKSAGHVIVDSLLAHGVERTYVVPGESFLDVLDGLHASDIETIVCRHEGGAAYMAEADGKMNQRPGVAMVTRGPGAANAHVGLHTAWQDSTPMLLFVGLIPFAHRDREAFQEFDIKAWFDTGAKRVMVLDHAERASEIVAEAMFAAMSGRPGPVVVGLPEDIIRQQIEPALHPAIPVAAGGMSSTDATALRAALAESRKPLFVTGGNDWTQEAADQLTGWLERHQIPAAAEWRTQGTVSFDSPSYVGPIGYGRPRPTYDLLEETDLLVFVGTVPGDVITDGFVCRQDWNKKNFLVTVDPSLRGRSGPVSRQILSKPEAFVQDLAGIDLPVKEEWKAWTERMRGEQEHFAALPSAVPAAGQARMDTLMANLVPRLPEDAMVTFGAGEHTNWAHRYFPTRRYASMISARNGSMGYSVPSAIAASLADPERRVVTIAGDGEFLMNGQELATAAQYGATPLVIVMDNQEYGTIRTHQERHYPQRVSGTQLQNPDFALMAKAFGGFGITVTEDKDIPAALDAAFAAIDQVGVFALIHLLVEQRVKAY from the coding sequence ATGACAACCCAACCCGCAGCAACCCTGACCGCATCACCCACCCGGCCTGCCGCCGTCGAGCCTTCCCGGCAGCACAACGCCCAGGAAGAGAAGGCACCACCGGCAACCAAGTCCGCGGGGCACGTCATAGTTGATTCGCTGCTGGCGCACGGCGTGGAACGCACGTACGTGGTGCCGGGCGAGAGCTTCCTGGACGTGCTGGACGGCCTGCATGCTTCGGACATCGAAACCATCGTGTGCAGGCATGAAGGCGGCGCCGCCTATATGGCGGAGGCCGACGGAAAAATGAACCAGCGGCCCGGCGTGGCCATGGTGACCCGCGGGCCTGGCGCTGCCAACGCCCACGTGGGCTTGCACACCGCGTGGCAGGACTCCACCCCCATGCTGCTCTTTGTGGGCCTGATCCCGTTCGCCCACCGCGACCGGGAGGCCTTCCAGGAGTTCGACATCAAGGCCTGGTTCGATACCGGTGCCAAGCGCGTCATGGTCCTGGACCACGCGGAGCGGGCGTCCGAGATCGTGGCCGAGGCGATGTTCGCCGCCATGAGCGGCCGCCCCGGCCCGGTAGTGGTGGGCCTGCCGGAGGACATCATCCGCCAGCAGATCGAGCCGGCGCTGCATCCCGCAATTCCCGTGGCCGCCGGCGGCATGAGCAGCACGGACGCCACGGCCCTCCGCGCTGCACTGGCGGAATCGCGCAAGCCATTGTTCGTCACCGGCGGCAATGACTGGACACAGGAAGCGGCGGACCAGCTGACCGGCTGGCTGGAACGGCACCAGATCCCGGCAGCCGCCGAGTGGCGGACGCAGGGAACAGTATCCTTCGATTCGCCCTCCTACGTGGGCCCCATCGGCTACGGCCGGCCCCGCCCCACGTACGACCTGCTGGAGGAAACCGACCTGCTGGTGTTTGTGGGAACGGTGCCGGGGGACGTCATCACGGACGGGTTCGTCTGCCGCCAGGACTGGAACAAAAAGAACTTCCTGGTGACCGTGGACCCGTCGCTCCGCGGGCGCTCCGGTCCGGTGTCGCGGCAGATCCTCTCCAAGCCGGAGGCTTTTGTGCAGGACCTGGCCGGCATTGACCTCCCGGTGAAGGAAGAGTGGAAGGCGTGGACGGAGCGGATGCGGGGCGAGCAGGAGCACTTCGCCGCGCTGCCTTCGGCTGTCCCGGCAGCGGGACAGGCCAGGATGGACACCCTGATGGCGAACCTCGTGCCGAGGCTGCCCGAGGATGCCATGGTGACCTTCGGCGCCGGGGAACACACCAACTGGGCCCACCGCTACTTCCCCACCCGCCGCTACGCCTCCATGATCAGTGCCCGCAACGGCTCCATGGGGTATTCGGTGCCGTCAGCCATCGCGGCTTCCCTGGCAGACCCGGAGCGCCGGGTGGTCACCATCGCCGGGGACGGGGAGTTCCTGATGAACGGCCAGGAACTCGCCACCGCCGCCCAGTACGGCGCCACTCCACTGGTGATCGTGATGGACAACCAGGAATACGGCACCATCCGGACTCACCAGGAACGGCACTATCCACAGCGCGTGTCGGGTACCCAACTGCAGAACCCCGACTTCGCTCTGATGGCCAAGGCCTTCGGCGGTTTTGGAATCACGGTCACCGAGGACAAGGACATTCCTGCCGCCCTTGATGCAGCTTTTGCCGCCATTGACCAGGTCGGCGTCTTCGCCCTGATCCACCTCCTCGTCGAACAGCGCGTGAAGGCGTACTAA
- the manD gene encoding D-mannonate dehydratase ManD, whose amino-acid sequence MKIIAADVFVTSPSRNFVTLRITTEDGVTGIGDATLNGRELAVAAYLKEHVAQLLIGKDPHRIEDTWQFLYRSSYWRRGPVTMAAIAAVDMALWDIKGKLAGMPVYQLLGGASRNGLRAYGHASGADLPSLFDSVREHLELGYKSIRIQTAVPGIKAVYGVAAQAQASGERYDYEPAGRGAFPVEEDWDTRAYLRHLPTVFEAVRNEFGPEIPLLHDGHHRMTPIQAAKLGKALEPYDLFWLEDCTPAENQEGLRLVRQHTTTPLAIGEIFNTVWDYQTIIKEQLIDYVRAASTHFGGISPLKKVMDFAAQYQIKSGFHGPTDISPVGFAAQLHVGLAIHNYGIQEYMQHSDKTNEVFEQSMTFVDGYLHPGDKPGIGVEFNEEAAAAYPYQQAYLPYNRLIDGTVHDW is encoded by the coding sequence GTGAAAATCATTGCTGCTGACGTTTTTGTGACCAGTCCCTCCCGGAATTTCGTGACGCTCCGGATCACTACCGAGGATGGGGTGACCGGTATTGGTGACGCCACGTTGAACGGGCGTGAGCTGGCTGTTGCCGCGTATTTGAAGGAGCATGTGGCGCAGCTGCTGATCGGGAAGGATCCGCACCGGATCGAGGACACCTGGCAGTTCCTGTACCGGTCCTCGTACTGGCGCCGGGGCCCGGTAACGATGGCCGCGATCGCCGCGGTGGACATGGCGTTGTGGGACATCAAGGGCAAGCTGGCGGGCATGCCGGTGTATCAGCTGCTGGGCGGGGCGTCCCGGAACGGGTTGCGCGCGTACGGCCACGCCTCCGGTGCGGACCTCCCCTCGCTGTTTGATTCGGTGCGGGAGCACCTGGAGCTCGGGTACAAGTCGATCCGGATCCAGACCGCCGTCCCCGGCATCAAGGCCGTCTATGGTGTGGCCGCGCAGGCGCAGGCCTCGGGGGAGCGGTACGACTACGAACCCGCCGGCCGGGGTGCTTTCCCGGTGGAGGAGGACTGGGACACCCGCGCCTACCTGCGCCACCTGCCCACCGTGTTTGAGGCGGTCCGGAACGAGTTCGGCCCGGAGATCCCGTTGCTGCATGACGGGCACCACCGGATGACGCCGATCCAGGCGGCGAAGCTTGGCAAGGCGCTGGAGCCGTATGACTTGTTCTGGCTGGAGGACTGCACCCCGGCCGAGAATCAGGAAGGGCTGCGCCTGGTCCGCCAGCACACCACCACCCCGCTGGCGATCGGTGAAATCTTCAACACCGTCTGGGACTACCAGACCATCATCAAGGAACAGCTGATCGACTACGTCCGTGCCGCCTCCACCCACTTCGGCGGGATTTCCCCGTTGAAGAAGGTCATGGACTTTGCCGCGCAGTACCAGATCAAGTCCGGCTTCCACGGCCCCACGGACATTTCCCCGGTGGGCTTCGCCGCGCAGCTGCACGTGGGCCTGGCAATCCATAACTACGGCATCCAGGAATACATGCAGCACTCGGACAAGACCAACGAGGTCTTCGAACAATCCATGACCTTTGTGGACGGCTACCTGCACCCGGGCGACAAGCCGGGCATCGGCGTCGAATTCAACGAAGAAGCCGCAGCGGCCTACCCGTACCAGCAGGCCTACCTGCCCTACAACCGCCTTATCGACGGAACGGTCCACGACTGGTGA
- a CDS encoding gluconokinase, GntK/IdnK-type produces MGVSGCGKTTIGDLVARELGVPFLDGDSLHPVENVAKMAAGTPLTDEDRWPWLATVGTELANAGDGGLVLACSALRRSYRDAIRAQAPDTIFLHLHGSKEVLRARTEGRTGHFMPPALLESQLATLEPLRADEAGLVVDIAAPVQQVVQEALAGITAVGRPADVAGIAGAAGTRPRQFDVDLQAAPFNLDGDAVAWVETILAGMSLEEKIGQLFINHNTDYSPEYLDGVLENFHVGGMRYRPGPSAAVQEHIRYAQSKTRIPLLVASNPEMGGAGSCDDGTFVSTHLQAGSHPDKAIARQMGQVAGVETAALGCNWAFAPIVDIHYNWRNTVISTRSFGNTPDIVVERAKEYFDGISESPTVCAMKHFPGDGVDERDQHVVTSYNTFGYEEWNRTYGHVYREMIGHGVQSIMVGHIGAPELSRHFRPGLAEGGIRPATLAPELLQDLLRGELGFNGLVLTDASLMVGLTQAMKRKDLVPATIAAGCDMFLFFRNPAEDFQYMLDGYKSGVITEQRLHDALRRILGLKASLGLHRKPVSELVPPAEALAVIGSESHRAIAAEIAEKTVTLVKDTANNLPITPQTHPRIRLYGISGGADFTRADPLAYLDTVKEELEAAGFEVHIFKTAEQREAAGETGMNFMRVLSEEATGDYADRYDAAFVFANVKGFAQEAAIRIKWSSPMAAEIPWYVTEVPTVFVSLNQPNHLIDVPMVKTAIHAHAGSREAIRATIDKIQGKSAFQGTFNDNVFCGSFDTRL; encoded by the coding sequence ATGGGCGTGTCCGGCTGCGGCAAGACCACCATCGGCGACCTCGTGGCGCGGGAACTCGGCGTCCCGTTCCTGGACGGCGATTCCCTCCACCCCGTGGAGAACGTCGCCAAGATGGCCGCCGGCACGCCCCTGACGGACGAGGACCGCTGGCCCTGGCTCGCCACCGTGGGCACCGAGCTGGCCAACGCCGGCGACGGCGGCCTGGTGCTGGCATGCTCGGCACTGCGCCGCAGCTACCGCGACGCCATCCGGGCGCAGGCGCCGGACACCATCTTCCTGCACCTGCACGGCAGCAAAGAGGTCCTGCGGGCACGCACCGAGGGGCGGACCGGGCACTTTATGCCGCCCGCCCTCCTCGAGTCCCAGCTGGCCACGCTGGAACCGCTCCGCGCCGACGAAGCCGGCCTCGTCGTCGACATCGCCGCCCCCGTGCAACAGGTGGTGCAGGAGGCACTCGCCGGGATTACCGCCGTCGGGCGTCCTGCTGATGTTGCCGGCATTGCGGGTGCCGCAGGCACCCGGCCGCGGCAGTTCGACGTCGACCTCCAGGCTGCGCCGTTTAATCTCGACGGCGACGCAGTCGCGTGGGTGGAAACCATCCTCGCCGGAATGAGCCTCGAGGAGAAGATCGGCCAGCTGTTCATCAACCACAACACCGACTACTCCCCGGAGTACCTCGATGGTGTCCTGGAGAACTTCCACGTGGGCGGCATGCGCTACCGGCCCGGGCCCTCGGCCGCGGTGCAGGAGCACATCCGCTATGCGCAGTCCAAGACCCGCATTCCACTGCTGGTGGCGTCCAACCCGGAAATGGGCGGAGCCGGAAGCTGTGATGACGGAACGTTTGTGTCCACGCATCTGCAGGCGGGCTCGCATCCGGACAAGGCCATCGCCCGCCAGATGGGGCAGGTGGCCGGGGTGGAAACCGCGGCGCTGGGCTGCAACTGGGCCTTTGCCCCCATCGTGGACATCCACTACAACTGGCGGAACACGGTCATCTCCACCCGGTCCTTCGGCAACACGCCGGACATCGTGGTGGAGCGGGCCAAGGAATACTTCGACGGCATCAGCGAATCTCCCACGGTGTGCGCCATGAAGCATTTCCCCGGCGACGGCGTGGACGAGCGCGACCAGCACGTGGTCACCTCCTACAACACGTTTGGCTACGAGGAGTGGAACCGCACCTACGGGCACGTGTACCGGGAAATGATCGGCCATGGCGTGCAGTCCATCATGGTGGGGCACATCGGCGCGCCGGAGCTGTCCCGGCACTTCCGGCCAGGCCTCGCGGAGGGGGGCATCCGCCCCGCGACGCTGGCGCCGGAGCTGCTGCAGGACCTGCTCCGCGGCGAACTCGGCTTTAACGGACTGGTCCTGACCGACGCCTCGCTCATGGTGGGCCTCACCCAGGCAATGAAGCGCAAGGACCTGGTCCCGGCCACCATCGCGGCAGGCTGCGACATGTTCCTGTTCTTCCGGAACCCCGCCGAGGATTTCCAGTACATGCTGGACGGCTATAAATCCGGCGTCATCACCGAACAGCGCTTGCACGACGCGCTGCGCAGAATCCTGGGATTGAAGGCTTCACTGGGGTTGCACCGCAAGCCCGTCTCTGAGCTCGTGCCGCCGGCGGAGGCGCTGGCCGTCATCGGCAGCGAGTCACACCGGGCCATCGCGGCGGAGATCGCGGAGAAGACCGTCACCCTGGTCAAGGACACGGCCAACAACCTGCCCATCACGCCGCAGACGCATCCCAGGATCCGCCTGTACGGTATTTCCGGCGGCGCTGACTTCACCCGGGCCGACCCGCTGGCCTACCTGGACACGGTCAAGGAAGAGCTCGAAGCTGCCGGCTTTGAGGTGCATATCTTCAAGACTGCCGAGCAGCGGGAAGCGGCGGGGGAGACGGGGATGAACTTCATGCGGGTCCTGTCCGAGGAAGCCACCGGCGATTACGCGGACAGGTACGACGCCGCGTTCGTGTTCGCCAACGTTAAGGGGTTCGCCCAGGAGGCAGCCATCCGGATCAAGTGGTCCTCGCCCATGGCCGCGGAGATCCCGTGGTACGTCACCGAGGTGCCCACGGTGTTTGTGTCGCTCAACCAGCCAAACCACCTGATTGACGTCCCCATGGTGAAGACGGCCATCCATGCCCACGCCGGATCCCGGGAAGCCATCCGGGCCACCATCGACAAGATCCAGGGCAAGTCCGCGTTCCAGGGAACCTTCAACGACAACGTGTTCTGCGGATCCTTCGACACCCGGCTGTAG